One part of the Sebastes fasciatus isolate fSebFas1 chromosome 8, fSebFas1.pri, whole genome shotgun sequence genome encodes these proteins:
- the LOC141772772 gene encoding transmembrane prolyl 4-hydroxylase-like — translation MEMEDFQEDLMEQEEYDEETDEPPSSLNKKAPFRSTRLHIQRSNVCSRAYFVVVMVFFHVYILNVIGLLLYVHYNNGPGDLVNVDGTTSASGSVSEGGPLLPHPDPAAREIHVEDYSQSLSLPRIEGIRVGHVQQVFLVPDKTHEMRTISMKPLLFEIPGFLSEEECRVVVQLAQLKGLMESRTTAISQAQEESNQPLLSISTEEVFSLLDLNQDGLLQKQEIVSHSRSRDGTWLNPDNLRHILAGLEVCPTGMLTLEDFRRVYDVSQRPGKERSGKLRSQFKQRNKHTWLHQGPGSHHVLQTLRNRLISLTRLPSMLVELSEPLQVIRYEHGDFSNAHHDSSPSHSDTTCLHTRLAGNTSALTEVSCRYLTMLFYLSSVEEGGETTFPVADNRTYEEQALLQDGVDLTDTQETCGRGNMRIKPTAGTALLWYNHLSDGRGWMGELDEYSLHGDCPVRRGVKWMANCWVNVDPDHRQQARYQRLVSQRHQAKSGTEEHYQPLSHSDLHQDL, via the exons ATGGAAATGGAAGACTTCCAGGAGGATTTAATGGAGCAGGAAGAATACGACGAGGAGACCGATGAACCACCATCGTCCCTCAACAAGAAAGCCCCATTTCGCTCCACTCGACTGCACATCcagaggagtaatgtctgcTCTCGGGCTTATTTCGTGGTGGTCATGGTGTTCTTCCACGTGTACATCCTGAATGTGATCGGTCTGCTGCTGTATGTGCACTACAACAACGGCCCCGGGGATCTTGTCAATGTGGACGGGACCACATCAGCATCAGGATCAGTCAGCGAGGGCGGACCCCTTTTACCCCATCCGGACCCAGCTGCAAGAGAGATCCACGTGGAGGACTATAGTCAGAGTTTGAGTCTTCCTCGCATTGAGGGGATACGG GTTGGTCATGTTCAGCAGGTGTTCCTGGTGCCAGACAAAACACATGAGATGAGGACGATCAGCATGAAACCTCTGCTATTTG AGATTCCTGGCTTCCTGTCAGAGGAGGAGTGCCGCGTGGTGGTGCAGCTGGCTCAGCTCAAGGGTCTGATGGAGAGCCGGACGACAGCAATCAGCCAGGCACAAGAGGAGTCAAACCAGCCACTGCTTTCTATCAGCACAGAGGAGGTCTTCAGTCTGTTGGACCTAAACCAGGATGGGCTGCTGCAGAAGCAGGAG ATTGTGAGTCACTCGCGCTCTCGAGATGGAACTTGGCTGAACCCAGACAACTTACGGCACATACTCGCTGGCCTGGAAGTCTGCCCAACAG GGATGCTGACCTTGGAGGACTTCAGGCGTGTCTATGATGTGTCCCAGCGCCCAGGAAAAGAGCGAAGCGGGAAGCTCCGGAGTCAGttcaaacagagaaacaaacatACGTGGCTTCACCAAGGCCCGGGATCCCACCATGTACTGCAGACACTCAGGAACAG ACTGATCAGTCTGACACGTCTGCCTTCCATGTTGGTTGAGCTGAGCGAGCCGCTGCAGGTGATTCGCTATGAGCACGGAGACTTCAGTAATGCACACCATGACAGCAGCCCTTCTCATTCAGACACAACCTGTTTGCACACGCGACTGGCGGGAAACACATCTGCTCTCACAGAGGTCTCCTGCAG GTACCTTACCATGTTATTCTACCTCAGCTCTGTAGAGGAAGGTGGTGAGACCACGTTTCCTGTGGCAGACAACCGTACCTATGAAGAGCAG GCGCTGTTACAGGATGGAGTCGATTTGACAGACACCCAGGAGACGTGTGGCAGAGGGAACATGAGAATAAAACCCACTGCTGGGACAGCTCTCCTCTGGTACAACCATCTCTCCGATGGTagag GTTGGATGGGTGAGCTGGATGAGTATTCCCTGCACGGCGACTGCCCTGTCCGGCGTGGGGTGAAGTGGATGGCTAACTGCTGGGTAAATGTGGACCCGGATCACCGGCAGCAGGCCCGCTACCAGAGACTAGTTAGTCAAAGGCATCAAGCTAAGTCGGGCACAGAGGAGCATTATCAACCTCTCTCACACAGTGACCTCCACCAGGATCTATAG
- the LOC141772773 gene encoding secreted frizzled-related protein 5 translates to MTAVLCPHFIGKPSHSASLLFLLLLAGPSSTTAPGPGRVKAGLEERARGEGRVRSGVKDKGGDRASIEGNTETGFGDTRVSRPGAAAGEDGEGWGGPGTATGFRFTLSIGEGGLWEPRSSSRCVPIPSGMALCQNIGYDTMRMPNLLGHESPAEAVQQSASWLPLLARECHPDARIFLCSLFAPICLDRFISPCRSLCESVRDSCAPIMSCYGYPWPEILRCDQYPADHLMCISSITNSTVHTGGRRVPQASCRDCELEEASSSKDTLETFCRSDFVVKLRLTRLKYSPVSLSQFSLAAKLDVLKHGPLLGGQIRSRIQLWLERDATCVRNMTRHNPRGGTFLVTGTVQGERLVVNKAYTWQRRDKNLMAAARKWKHHRCRS, encoded by the exons ATGACTGCAGTGCTCTGCCCTCATTTTATCGGAAAGCCCTCCCATTCAGCCTCCCTTCTATTTCTCCTTCTGCTTGCTGGGCCGAGCAGCACAACAGCGCCTGGTCCTGGTAGAGTAAAGGCAGGGCTGGAGGAACGAGCGAGGGGTGAGGGCAGGGTTAGATCTGGAGTAAAAGACAAGGGCGGGGACAGGGCGAGTATTGAGGGCAACACTGAAACTGGATTTGGAGATACTCGTGTTTCTAGACcaggagctgcagcaggagaggaTGGTGAGGGGTGGGGGGGCCCAGGTACTGCTACTGGCTTTAGATTCACGCTTTCTATTGGTGAAGGTGGACTGTGGGAACCGCGCAGTTCCTCTCGCTGTGTCCCTATCCCGTCGGGCATGGCCTTGTGCCAAAACATCGGATATGACACGATGAGGATGCCCAACCTACTGGGCCACGAGTCTCCAGCTGAGGCTGTGCAGCAGAGTGCCAGCTGGCTGCCACTACTTGCCAGAGAGTGCCACCCTGACGCCCGCatcttcctctgctctctctttgcACCCATCTGCCTTGACAG GTTCATATCGCCCTGCAGGAGTTTGTGCGAATCTGTACGGGACAGCTGTGCACCAATCATGAGTTGTTATGGCTACCCCTGGCCAGAGATTCTGCGCTGTGACCAGTATCCTGCAGACCATCTCATGTGTATCTCCTCTATCACCAACAGCACTGTTCACACAGGGGGACGTAGAG TGCCTCAGGCAAGCTGTCGGGATTGTGAGCTGGAGGAGGCCTCCTCTTCAAAAGATACCCTGGAGACCTTTTGTAGAAGTGATTTTG TTGTGAAACTGCGTCTAACACGCCTCAAGTACAGCCCAGTAAGCCTGTCTCAGTTCTCGCTGGCTGCCAAACTGGACGTTCTGAAGCACGGACCCCTGTTGGGTGGGCAGATCCGCTCCCGCATACAGCTGTGGCTGGAGAGGGATGCCACCTGCGTGAGGAACATGACACGGCACAACCCACGAGGCGGGACCTTCCTAGTGACAGGCACAGTGCAGGGGGAGCGGCTGGTGGTCAATAAGGCTTATACCTGGCAAAGACGAGACAAGAATCTGATGGCAGCTGCGCGCAAATGGAAACATCACAGATGCAGGAGCTAG